ctgtcactggagggcgtgaccctggaaaacgattccttcacatatctcggctgctctgtgcttccgtcggggcaaggagaagcagaagtcgtgcatcgcatcggggctgccagatccgccttcgtgcgcctacaacgccatctgtggggtcggcgcgagatctcggcagtgacaaaggggcgtgtctaccaggcgatcgtgcggaccatcctgctttttggctgtgagacctggcctatgagagtggctgaccagcgcaagctggaagtctttgataacgattgcatccgccgtattctccgccgccgccgatcggaccgggtccccactgctgaccttcgtcgctgcctgcaccttacCATTCCACTTACCAGCGCACCTTACCATTCCACTTACCATTCCACTTacccttaccagcgtgtctcctgcaacgccgactccgttggttcgggcatgcggcacgccaccaggagggagagttgatcagggatgttctccttcctgctcctttgccagcctggcgcaagcggcgtggtggacaagtcaagacctgggccaccacgatgaaagaagacctcgcgtatctttccggccccttggtggtgggtctgagacggtggaaccgggactggctgaagctgtcggttgacctggcacaggatcgccgcgcttgggccgccatgatcagggatgtcgtgcgcgccaaagaagaagccggttcaacccgcccagggtgaaggccgttgcaaacaaaaacTGGGACTAGGCTTAAGCGTTGACTGCGTGACCCATCGTTTCCCAGTCAAAGCCAGACGCTCCATTTTTTACACCATCATTTGACAAACAGAATTTACTGACTCGATGGTCAAGTGGGAGACTGGTTagtacgtccgcctcacagtgcagacgttgCGGGTTCGATCCCGACTCCGGCCTGCccaggttttctctgggtcctccggtttcctcccacattccaaaaacagcttaatggaacactctaaattgtcccttggtgtgagtgtgagcgtggatggctgttcgtctatgtgtgccctgcgattggttggcaacccgttcatggtgtccccctgCTCAAAGATAGCTGGGGtggactccagcacgccccatgaCCGTtgggaggataagcggattaaaaaaaaaatagtggaatGATGAATTTACTGACTTTTtggcatgagatttttttttaaacacaagtctGTTTTATTAAACTCAGTGttgcaacaaacaaacagatccCGATTTGATCGAATGATTATTGTACAGGTGTGCCTTCGGTGCTCCACAATAAAAGGACAAGTCTGCAGTGTGGGAGTCTGTGTGTAGCTTGCTGTGCCACATCTCTGAGGTGAATGGAATTCTCAAGCAAAGGAGAACTGCTTATGATTAATACATACATGTAGAAGGATTTGTTGCCAATAAGTGAGAGAAGCAGGCATTTtgtgttgataaaaaaaaaagttgttttatttatttattcatttattttactcaGATCATGAAAAACTGAAGCAAAATCATACGTATcacttttatatttttgttcagtttttggTCTTACAAGTTTGAAAGGCAGTTGTTTCCATCCatattccgatccgcttatcctcacaagggtcatggggatTGCTGgtgcctttcccagctgtcttcaggcagtaggcggcgtaTAACCTGAACTGCTGGCGAGCCActcgcagggtacacatagacgaacaaccatttgcgctcacactcacaccaagggacaatttggactgttcaatcagcctgtgatgcatgtttttggaatgtgggaggaaaccggagtacccggagaaaaaccacgcaggcaggggggagaacatacaaacttcacacagggaggccgtagctggaattgaacccagtaccactGCACTGGGAGGTCGAGGCacaaaccactggaccaccgggccaccgcAGTTGTTTCCATTCGTTGCAAATAAAACCAGTCAACACAACCATGGTGTTCTCATTTCTAAATCAAATAGCAAACTTTAATTCACTCTCGCAGACAGATCGTGACAGTTGGAGGCTATTTTTATATCCCACTTAGAGTTTGAAAAGTTTATTCAAAAGAGAACATCGAGACACGCGTACCATATCAATCAATTCTGATGACTATGTATGTGTTTCTGATTCTGACTCATTCTCAGATTGGCCTAATTCATTTCTCCAGGGCCACTGAGGTCTGATCATGTCAAGGGGGATCTGTGAGTGTCTCAAAAGCGTCTTTGCAGCAGGAACATGAGGAAGACTGCACCGAGGAGGATGCACAGCGTACACACGGTGGGAACCACAATCTCCGTCACCATCTCCATGTGGCCAATCAGTGGATCTGAAACACATAGAAGAAGAGAGACCGAAACGTCAGCAACCTTTGGCGATCCACAGGTCTTCATTCTtagctttaattaaaaaaaagctctgatGAGATGACTCTTATTTATTCGAAATGTTGCTCACTGTTTTTCACTGAGCTGTCTTCTGTCCTGCACATGCTAaattaacatgaaataaattgagatttcaaatcaaatgttGCCTTCATATTCCCTCCAGACTGCTAAAGATATTCAAATGATCTGTAGTAAATAATTAACATGTACTCGCTGACCAAGATTCAACATGAGCTGTGTTTCCATTACTGTCTTTTCAAAAGACAGTAAAGTCTCAGTTAAGATCTGCACTCTCAAAGAGGAGTTCATTTCACAAATGTTCATTATTGAATTTGAAGTTCCTCTAAACAACACTGAATCACTTCTATTTTGACCTTCTCATGCAATTAAATGAAGTTGACTGAACGTCAGAAAGTCGTCTCTCCTGATGTGACGACACAGCAAATTACAACCGTAAAAATCAATATTCGATATCTCTGTCACAAAGTCAATCAAAATTGAAGATTATCTTCTCTTAAGAAAGCCCAATTGCATCACTGATGCATGTGGACCTCAAGTATCTGTATGCTGTTGTCAGTTAAAATGTTTTAGGACAAATTACTCATGTGATTGAAGGAGACGGTACCGTATGTCAAAACATTTGACCGATAATGCATATAATGAAGCGTTTAAAGTACTTAAATAATAGAAGGTCATTTGTTGTCATTATCATATATTATGTTTTCTAAACTGTAATATTTTGGATTGCGTGAACTATGAGCGATATTGTGAACGTGAGATGAAAATCTTGCATTAGCCAAAGTCATTCAACAGGAATCGCTATGTATGTATTGGTCAATTGCTTTTCTAATGCTATTATGAAACCCATCGATGTGCTGCATGTTAATATTCAAGTAAAATCAAGTAAGTTTGCTGGGAGAATGGTGTAGATCTGCGATTTCAACACTTGTACCTAAACTTCATCATGAACTGGCCAAGTCTTTTGCAATCCTGAATGTTCCTGACCTCCCTGGGATTTTCTTCTAGCTGGAGGggcaaagcaaagaaaatcCCCATTAGAAAGCAAAGTAACAAGTTTGTGTTTGGTTCCATTTGGTTTATCAGTCCCGGctgtaaaaaagaaatacaaaaataaaattcaagtgCTGGATTGTGCTTACCTGCTGCCAGGAGCTGATTGCTGGAAGAACATGTCTCGATTGCTTTCCTCTTCCAACTCTCCACCTGTAGGAATCGCCGAACCTCAATGAATCCCGTACGGTCTCATGGAGAAATCATCTGAAACGTGGTGTGTGTCGTTACCTCTCTCTGACTGGGGAAGCCATTCGAGCTGATGATGCGTTTATAGTACTGGACTGAAGCCTTTGGGTACCGTGGTTTATTTTTGTTCCTGAAGTCCACATAGTAGAGGCCAAATCTCTCGGAGTAACCGACATCCCACTCAAAGTTATCCAGGAGAGACCAGGCGGTGTAGCCCTTCACATTCACCCCATCTCTTACAGCTGGAAcacaaatcaatcaaaaaaggTTTACAGGAATGGTGTGCTATCTTCAGCATAGTGGCCTCACCTTTAAGCATCTCATTGATGTAGTCTTTGAAGTACTGCATCCTCCAGTCATCACACAGGTCGGTGCACAGCGTCTTTTCTGACACACCATTTTCTGTCACGTAGATCATCGGGTTTCCGTACTGACTCTGTGGGAGAGAGTTCCAAATATGTGGCACATTGTCCTGCCCTTGCCATTGTATGAAGCATGTGTCCTTGAAATGGgtgtaaccctttcatgcaccctgtaacctgataacacgataactGCAGTAATCATGCGCCGACGCCACTCTCGCAGACGCATTTTGCCTCCGCGCCGGCCCTCTCCGGCGGtgctaaccgctgtccctcaaaggcttAATATTTCacctttatttgtttatttattttatttttaaacgttttattatctgggtggcccggtggtccattgGTTagtgcattgacctcacagtcgatgcagaggttcaattccaactctggagtttgcatgttctccccggatctacgtgggttttctccgggtactccggtttcctcccacattccaaaaacaggctgattgaacactctaaattgtcccgaggtgtgagcatgagcgtggatggttgttcgcctgtgtgtaccttgcaattggctggcgactggttcaggatgtcccctgcctacGACCTGAAGatagccgggataggctccagtgacccttgtgcggataagaggatcggaaaatggatggatggagggtttcattcatcttccgaaccgctttatcctcacgagggtcgcggagggtgctggagcctatcccagctgtcattgggcagtagacgggggacaccctgaaccggttgccagccaatcgcagggcacacagagacgaacaaccatgcacactcatattcacaccgagggacaattttgagtgttcaatcagcctgccatgcatgttttttggaatgtgtgaggaaaccggagtaaactcacacaggcctggggagaacatgcaaaatccacacagggaggccggagctgcaattgaacccggtacctctgcactgtgaagtcgacatgctaaccactggactaacgggccgccaTGGAGGGTTTCATTATGTTTAATAATACAGTGAGTTACTTATTTTGTTGAGTGTAATCAGAAGCAATGTTCACATCTGAGTTATGTTCTACGATGCAGTTTTGTTGTGTACCTTGACAAAGTTCAACATGCGTCTGAAGCCCCAAGGCACAGAGTAGAGCCATTCGGAGCCAGGGTCGGGCCACTTTGGGTCAACCAGCTCCGCCAGGTCCCGATCTGCAAAGTAGCTGTCCCCAATGCTTGATGGATAATTTTTTTGCGTCACGTAGCGAGTCGTGAAGTGCCCGAGGCCCAGGAAGTCACAGGTACCCCTGATGTCACTCTTTTCCTGCGCTGAGAACACGGGGAGCCGCGAAGCTCCGAGGCCCTGTTGGCCACTCTTCCTGCCTTATGGTGAGAGGATATCCAGTAAGGTCCAAAAGAATTTGGACAGGGACACTCCTTATCCCATCACAGTGGTGAAATAAACCTGATTAAAGTTTAGACTCTCAGTTTTAATTTCTGACTTTTACAACGATGCAAACCCCAATTTCAATGAAGTGGGTACGTTGTGTAAAATATGAATGCAAACAGAACTACAATGATTTGAAAAGCCTCTTCAAACTATCTTTAATTGAATATGTTACAAAGACAAATTATGTCATGTTGAAactgatcaactttttttttgtggttgttgtaAATATCATGTTCAATTTGATGCCTCCTATGCGTTCCCAGAAAATTGGGAGAGGGGAAACAAAAGATAGTTGAGGattgctaaaaaataaaaataaaaagaagaaaaaaagctttaaaaaatgtttgccaCGTTCTACGGATGAACAAGTTAACTTGAAAGTGTCATGATAGGCCCCCCGCCCGAAAGCTTCAGTTGTTCACAAGTCAGGACGGGGTAAGTTTTCACCGCTTTATGAACAACTGCGTGAGCAAATAATCCAACGGTTTAAGAACAATGTTTCTCAACATGGAATTGTAAGAAATTTAGGGATTTCACCATCTACATTCCACAATATCATCACATCTAAATGGCCTAGTCGAAAAGCAACATTGAAATCCCGTGATCTCTGTCACTGCAAATATTTCACCtaactggtgaaaggacaaaTGAATACCGAGTAAAAATGAGCAGTAAGTAGCCCGTAGCACGTGAGCAAGGCGTACCGATGTATTCTTTCATAACCTGAGGGTAGTCTCCCCTGAAGATGGGTGTGGCAAACCATCCCAAGTAGAACTGGATGTATCGCTCGGCTGCTTCAATATCTTTCTGGTTGCTGGCGTCCACTGGTTCACCCCAATCAGCTGTCAGCGAGATTCCGACTAGGCCTAAGCgcacaaatatttttgtgtcatGATGACGTCAAGCGGAATCCTCATGTCTCCATatataaaatgtcacttttcagGAAGACggggaaaaaagtgtgtttCTAAAATAAACAGACCCAAATAAGTCCGCTAGTATAACTGGGTggggaaaaagaagaaattaaCCAAGTTTGGGTATGAGAGGTTTCCACCCTGCAGTAAAAAATGATGTGACCGTTGTGAGTCATCTGGTTTCTGGTTGCTTGATACCTTTCTGTTTGCTCCTCCAGCCCTTGTCATATGTGTGCCACACCTTCGCATGTGCCTGTGGTAAAACAAATAGAAATGTTCAGATCTCCACGTGCAAGAGTTAATCACCAAAGTCAGTCAGATGATTGTAAATGTATTCATTGAATTCAACGCAAAAAAATCCCCTGTTGagagaattttgagaatattgACTTTTGAGAAGATGAAATTTGGAAGTTTTGGACAATTTTCAATTAAACAAGGTGTCGAAACGATAAATTGATTATCAAAATGTTTGCCGGGTCTTTTGCTAAGCATAGAGCTATACTGGGGCACAGGCCCCCTACGACACTTCCGCGGTCCATTATCCGTACCGgccttcattcatccatccattcattcatcttccgagccgcttgatcctcactagggtcgcggggggtgctggagcctatcccagctgccttcgggcagcaggcagaggacaccctgaattggttgccagccaatcacagggcacacagagacgaacaaccatccacgctcacactcacacctagggacaatttagagtgttcaatcagcctgctatgcatgtttttggaatgtgggaggaaaccggagcacccggagaaaacccacgcaggcccggggagaacatgcaaactccacacagggaggctggagctggaattgaacccggtacctctgaaatgtgaagcccacgtgctaaccactggactaccgggccgcagagatatttttaaaaaatttaatataAATCCTGTCGCGGAAATATATATgccctaaatcaggggtgcccaaactttttggatcgaagatctacttttcgatcaactaaccttacgggatctacccttaccggcacgcgcacatgcgcgcgcgcacacacacacacacacacacacacacaaacacacgcgcgcgcacgcgtgtgcacgccatgatgagaaacagtctgaaacggaggcatgcaacgcacttttgcagcttgttaactatcgtagctcacacgtaccgttttaaagtgcttccctgggccctcctagattcctattctttgctcatgccctcggtgaattgtacacgaagcaaactctgaatgagaatcatgacgataaaagatagagcgcaacagctctgatcacaagctgcaattgcaaactgctgagcgctaacagcggtgacataatcacgcgccaccgtaaatttaagatttacctttattttaaatttttaaatattttttagtgaaaatgagactgataatatgATTAATGTTCAGtgtatatgaacacaaaaaaatatattaataacatgtacaaagacacacaaatggttgtttgttttttttcttctcgacactcctctgatctacttgggacctgtcttagatctaccggtagatcaggatcttcctaatgggcacccctgccctaaatggACTTGATCGCCATGGCAAGAATTTAATTGATGGTGGCCAGTCCAttgaaattataataaaatataatgaaCCAGTCCatggcagaaaa
This Hippocampus zosterae strain Florida chromosome 4, ASM2543408v3, whole genome shotgun sequence DNA region includes the following protein-coding sequences:
- the lctla gene encoding lactase-like a isoform X1, with the translated sequence MRRCLELCHVFALVLCMSAREDFDWAKTERTSFYYGTFPTGFTWGAGSSAYQTEGAWNVDGKGMSIWDAFSHKKGKIFQNETGDSSCDGYYKCKDDINLMKDMKLNHYRFSISWPRILPSGIKGEYVNEKGIKYYNDLINMLLENKITPIVTLYHWDLPQALQDKYGGWQNVSMVKYFNDFANLCFERFGSRVKYWITFNNPWSIAVEGYETGEHAPGLKMKGMGAYRAAHHIIKAHAKVWHTYDKGWRSKQKGLVGISLTADWGEPVDASNQKDIEAAERYIQFYLGWFATPIFRGDYPQVMKEYIGRKSGQQGLGASRLPVFSAQEKSDIRGTCDFLGLGHFTTRYVTQKNYPSSIGDSYFADRDLAELVDPKWPDPGSEWLYSVPWGFRRMLNFVKSQYGNPMIYVTENGVSEKTLCTDLCDDWRMQYFKDYINEMLKAVRDGVNVKGYTAWSLLDNFEWDVGYSERFGLYYVDFRNKNKPRYPKASVQYYKRIISSNGFPSQREVESWKRKAIETCSSSNQLLAADPLIGHMEMVTEIVVPTVCTLCILLGAVFLMFLLQRRF
- the lctla gene encoding lactase-like a isoform X2 — its product is MRRCLELCHVFALVLCMSAREDFDWAKTERTSFYYGTFPTGFTWGAGSSAYQTEGAWNVDGKGMSIWDAFSHKKGKIFQNETGDSSCDGYYKCKDDINLMKDMKLNHYRFSISWPRILPSGIKGEYVNEKGIKYYNDLINMLLENKITPIVTLYHWDLPQALQDKYGGWQNVSMVKYFNDFANLCFERFGSRVKYWITFNNPWSIAVEGYETGEHAPGLKMKGMGAYRAAHHIIKAHAKVWHTYDKGWRSKQKGLVGISLTADWGEPVDASNQKDIEAAERYIQFYLGWFATPIFRGDYPQVMKEYIGRKSGQQGLGASRLPVFSAQEKSDIRGTCDFLGLGHFTTRYVTQKNYPSSIGDSYFADRDLAELVDPKWPDPGSEWLYSVPWGFRRMLNFVKSQYGNPMIYVTENGVSEKTLCTDLCDDWRMQYFKDYINEMLKAVRDGVNVKGYTAWSLLDNFEWDVGYSERFGLYYVDFRNKNKPRYPKASVQYYKRIISSNGFPSQREVESWKRKAIETCSSSNQLLAAARRKSQGGQEHSGLQKTWPVHDEV